One genomic segment of Ipomoea triloba cultivar NCNSP0323 chromosome 9, ASM357664v1 includes these proteins:
- the LOC116028430 gene encoding uncharacterized protein LOC116028430, with protein sequence MWFQIMDDPRKRIARSFTRFVKENLLPHFQIGEEPILISLDQHGRIVHTNVMHMIQTWSDDYIEDNKLRVEAPNNIIPFIEKEMKERSQGVDSLIFDIDEQINHLAREVDDKIDGWADQINDRLNKLRQHSNMYTSERENALWKKEKDWSLGLVVGKIDERVTSWIEKERCIFLYGGNNIKWIREFTSKVHEVSLKTQSKIKLIYVGKNEKVRASIDEEQMSYLLESPYDA encoded by the exons ATGTGGTTTCAAATAATGGACGATCCACGTAAAAGGATTGCACGAAGCTTTACTAGATTTGTCAAGGAGAATCTCCTCCCTCACTTTCAGATCGGAGAGGAGCCTATCCTCATTTCACTAGATCAACATGGAAGGATCGTTCATACAAACGTGATGCACATGATTCAAACATGGAGTGATGATTATATTGAAGATAATAAATTGAGAGTTGAGGCACCAAACAATATAATCCCTTTCAtcgaaaaggaaatgaaagaaaGGTCTCAAGGTGTTGATAGTTTGATATTTGACATTGACGAACAAATAAATCATTTGGCACGTGAAGTTGATGATAAGATAGATGGTTGGGCAGATCAAATTAACGATAGGCTAAATAAGCTG AGACAACACTCAAATATGTACACAAGTGAAAGAGAAAACGCTctatggaaaaaagaaaaagattggAGTCTTGGTCTTGTGGTTGGCAAAATTGACGAAAGAGTAACATCTTGG ATTGAGAAAGAAAGGTGTATTTTCTTATATGGAGGAAATAACATTAAATGGATTAGAGAATTCACTTCCAAAGTACATGAAGTAAGCTTAAAAACTCAGTCAAAGATAAAGTTGATTTATGttggaaaaaatgagaaagtaAGAGCAAGCATTGATGAAGAACAAATGAGCTATTTATTAGAAAGTCCCTACGATGCTTAG